In the genome of Nevskiales bacterium, the window GTGAAGGCGATCGAGAAGCGCCCCGCGCGCCTGACCAGCCGGCTGGGCGAGGCCTGGGGCACGGCGACCATGGTCATGCCGGGCCCGACCATGGACTGGACCGGCCGGCTGTTCCGCTACATGGGCAAGCGGCTGCAGAAACGGGTGGAAGCCGAGAACAGCGGAGGCTAGCCCCCCTCAGCGCCGGATGATACCCAGCGACGGCGTGACCGCCCCGACGGTGCCACGCCGGGTGGGTTCGATCATCACCTGGTAGTAGCGCGGTTCGTCCAGGCGCGCGCAATGGATCACCGGCACCTTGTTGGCGAACTCGCGGCACTCGAAGCGATGCGCCTCCAGGATCCTCAGCGCGTCGTCGATGCGGTGGCCGGGCTCAATGATGGCCTGGACCTTGTCCTGGAAGCCGCGTTCGGTGGCCGGCAGCGTTTCAAGGTCGCCGGCGGCAGCGGCTGGCGCTGCCATCAAGAAAAGCACCGGTAACAGGCCCCGGCGGCTGCGCATCATCGTCCTCAGGCCGTCTTCGCCCGCGCCTGCCGGTGCAAGAGCTTGTCCAGCTCCTGCAGCGCCTCGCCGGTGTACACCGCCAGGCGCTGCATGTGCGGCAACGTATCGCGGCAGCCGGTGAAGCCGAAGTTGAGCGTGCCGGCATAGGACAGGCAGGTGATGTTGAGCGCGCCGCCGTGCGCGATCAGCGACACCGGGTACATGGCCTCGAGCCTGGCGCCGTTATAGTACAGCGGCTGGTTCGGGCCCGGCACGTTCGAGATGGTGACGTTGAACACCGGGCGCATGCGGCCGCCCAGGCCGGTGAGCAGCTGCAGGATGTAGGGCGCCATCACCAGCATGGTGTACTGGGTCAGCGCGCTACGCGGCAGCGACTGCAGATGCTCCTTGGCGCTGGCGGTCGAGGCCTTGATCGTTTCCAGCCGCTTGAGCGGGTCGGCCACGTCGGTGGCGAGATTGGCCATGATGAAGCTGATGGCATTGCCCGTGCTCTGGTCGTCCGCCGGGCGCACGTTCACCGGGATACCGGCGGTGAGCGGCTTGTCCGGCAGCTGGTTGGCCTCTTTCAGGAAGCGGCGCATGGCGGTGGCGCAGAGGTACAGCACGATGTCGTTGAGGCTGCAGTCGGCGGACTTGGCCAGCGACTTGATCTGCGCGAGGTCGTACTGCTGGGTGGCGAACCGGCGCTGGCCGTGCACGCGCTGGTTCAGGACCGAATGCGGCGCGACGAAGGGTGCCGTCAGCGGATCCTCGTCCGAGCGCGCCGCCTTGACCAGGCGCTTGAGCGCGCCGATCAGCGCGGCGGTGGAATCTCCCTGCTTGCGCAGCCCGCTCTTGATGGCATCGAAGGGGCTTTGCGCGGTCTCGGCCGCCTCGCCTTCGCGGTTACGTTCGCGCGTGGGGGCCCCGATCGACCAGGGGGCCGGCAGATTGCGCGCCTCCGGGTCGGTGGAGAACATGCGCTGCATCATGCGCACGCCGCTGACGCCGTCGATCAGCGAGTGATGCATCTTGGTGTAGAGCGCGACGCGGCCGCCCTCCAGCCCCTCGATGATGTGGCACTCCCAGAGCGGCCGGTTGAAATCCAGCTGATGGCTGTGCAGGCGCGAGATCAGCACACCCAGCTCGCGCTCGCCGCCGGGCCGCGGCAGCGCCGAGTGGCGGAAGTGGTAGTCCATGTCGATGTCGTGGTCCTCGATCCACATCGGCAGAACGCGGCCGAGCGCACCGCCACGCAGCTTGAGGTTCCACGGCGGCACGAAGTCGCGCGAGGCACGCGCGCGCTCGACCAGCTTCTGGATGAAGTCGTCGGGCGCATCCTTGGGCAGGGAGAAGATGGCGAGGTTGCCGACGTGCATCGGCGTTTCGCGCGACTCGACCATCAGCCAGGATGCGTCCAGCGGATTCAGGCGCTTCACGGTAAACCCCCTCGTTGTCGGATGACCGGCCGTCTTGCGGCGGCCGTGAAGCGTCATCCTACCCCCGCGACGCGGGGGAGGGAAAACCGAAGGGGGCTGTGCGGCCCGGGATCAGGGCTGAGCGGGAGACCCGATCTGGGCCTGGGCAGTCAACTGGGGCTGGGCGGCTGGGGTGCCGGCGCTGTCGCCGGGCCCGACCGGCGCCGGGACATACAGTCCGAGCGCCAGGCACAGGCCGATGCCCACCAGGCCGACCTTGCCCAGGCTGGGCCGCAGGAACTGCGGCAGGCGCAGGGGGAGAAGCGTGCTCATAATTCGAACCTCTCGTTCAGATGAAATCCCATGTCAATCAATGACATGTGAAGATCTTTCACTAGGGGCACGGGCAGTCTAGCCTGATTTGTGCGACGCAGCAATTGGCCCTGGCGCCCACTCGCCCGGCCCAGCCCCGGCTCGCCGGGGTGTAGCGGCAGCGGAATTGGGGTAGCGTTGGCAGGCCCATCAGCCAGGAATCGCCATGAGTACGACCCAGCCCAGCAGTACCCCCTTGCCTGCCAGCGCACCGGCCTGGGCGGTGACGATGCGCCGCTTCACGAACTGGCTGGTGGAGGACTTCGGCGGCGGGCCGCGGCCGTGGAAGTTCGCCTGGGTGATCAATTTCCAGAAGGCCGGGACGTTCTTCTTCCTCGGCTCGCTCATCTGGTACTACGGCAACTACACGCTCAATGCCTGGATCTACCTCGCCCTGCACGGCAGCTACGGGCTGGTGTGGATCCTCAAGGATGTGGCCTTCCCCGACCCCAACTGGCAGAAGCGGATCACGATCGGCGGCGGCATCAACGCCTTCCTCGGCGTGCTGGGCTGGTACTGGGTGTTCGGCTGGCTGCTGATCTCCGGCACCGTACAGCCCGACTATCCCCTGCCCGACTATGCCTGGTTCGCGCTGTGCATCAGTCTGTGTATCCTCGGCTGCGTGATCATGATCGCGGCCGATGCGCAGAAATACTTCACGCTGCGCCTGAAGCGCGGGCTCATCACCGACGGCATGCACCGCTACGTGCGCCACCCCAACTACCTCGGCGAGATGATGATCTACGGCAGCTTCGCGCTGATGGTCTGGCACTGGATTCCCGTCATCGTGCTGGCCTGGGTGTGGCTGGGCCTGTTTGCGGTCAACATGACGATGAAGGAAGCCAGCATGTCGCGCTACCCGGAATGGGCAGCGTACAAGAAACGCAGCTGGTGGCTGGTGCCG includes:
- a CDS encoding wax ester/triacylglycerol synthase family O-acyltransferase — encoded protein: MKRLNPLDASWLMVESRETPMHVGNLAIFSLPKDAPDDFIQKLVERARASRDFVPPWNLKLRGGALGRVLPMWIEDHDIDMDYHFRHSALPRPGGERELGVLISRLHSHQLDFNRPLWECHIIEGLEGGRVALYTKMHHSLIDGVSGVRMMQRMFSTDPEARNLPAPWSIGAPTRERNREGEAAETAQSPFDAIKSGLRKQGDSTAALIGALKRLVKAARSDEDPLTAPFVAPHSVLNQRVHGQRRFATQQYDLAQIKSLAKSADCSLNDIVLYLCATAMRRFLKEANQLPDKPLTAGIPVNVRPADDQSTGNAISFIMANLATDVADPLKRLETIKASTASAKEHLQSLPRSALTQYTMLVMAPYILQLLTGLGGRMRPVFNVTISNVPGPNQPLYYNGARLEAMYPVSLIAHGGALNITCLSYAGTLNFGFTGCRDTLPHMQRLAVYTGEALQELDKLLHRQARAKTA
- a CDS encoding DUF1295 domain-containing protein — translated: MSTTQPSSTPLPASAPAWAVTMRRFTNWLVEDFGGGPRPWKFAWVINFQKAGTFFFLGSLIWYYGNYTLNAWIYLALHGSYGLVWILKDVAFPDPNWQKRITIGGGINAFLGVLGWYWVFGWLLISGTVQPDYPLPDYAWFALCISLCILGCVIMIAADAQKYFTLRLKRGLITDGMHRYVRHPNYLGEMMIYGSFALMVWHWIPVIVLAWVWLGLFAVNMTMKEASMSRYPEWAAYKKRSWWLVPGVL